A window of Lentibacillus sp. Marseille-P4043 contains these coding sequences:
- a CDS encoding DUF4430 domain-containing protein has product MRKSLFTLASFIVIIGLLTGCGDSDEQEKQATSNDNQTEQQSNSEGEESEDTVTITISKDKETEYIDEKDVAIEDGANLMDVMEENFTIETDFDGAYITSIEGVAQDKGEQTAWMFFVNGETAMEGAKDIELSPGDEVSFDLQKWE; this is encoded by the coding sequence ATGCGTAAAAGTTTATTTACATTGGCATCATTTATCGTTATTATCGGTTTATTAACTGGGTGCGGAGACAGCGATGAACAAGAGAAGCAAGCGACTTCGAACGACAATCAAACCGAACAACAAAGCAATAGTGAAGGGGAAGAAAGCGAAGATACAGTCACAATTACAATATCAAAAGATAAAGAAACGGAATATATCGATGAAAAGGATGTTGCCATTGAAGATGGGGCAAATTTAATGGATGTCATGGAGGAAAACTTTACGATTGAAACCGATTTTGACGGCGCATATATTACATCAATTGAAGGGGTAGCACAGGATAAGGGTGAACAAACCGCATGGATGTTTTTTGTGAATGGAGAAACAGCAATGGAAGGGGCAAAAGATATTGAATTATCCCCTGGAGATGAAGTTTCATTCGATTTACAAAAATGGGAATGA
- a CDS encoding ECF transporter S component yields the protein MNTYKLTLLALLAALAVVGRYAFAFMPNVQPVTSLIIICGIFLGPVAAICLALLTTFLSNMMLGMGIWTIWQVISWAMIGFMSGMLGKLSKRIPLSLIVIFAIFSGYFYGLIISLTNYSITGKFIPYYLAGLPFDTYHAIGNALFMILLYPVISFFFKRYTEKRL from the coding sequence GTGAATACATATAAATTAACCTTACTTGCATTGCTGGCAGCCCTTGCTGTTGTAGGGAGATATGCATTCGCTTTCATGCCTAACGTACAACCCGTTACATCTCTAATTATCATCTGTGGAATATTTTTAGGCCCTGTAGCAGCAATTTGCTTAGCACTGTTAACGACATTTTTATCAAATATGATGTTGGGAATGGGGATCTGGACAATTTGGCAAGTTATCTCGTGGGCGATGATTGGCTTTATGAGTGGAATGTTAGGCAAGCTATCAAAGCGAATTCCATTAAGCCTTATCGTTATTTTTGCCATATTCAGCGGGTATTTTTATGGGTTGATTATTTCCTTGACAAACTACTCGATCACGGGAAAATTTATTCCTTATTATCTAGCAGGATTGCCGTTTGACACGTATCATGCCATTGGAAATGCGTTATTTATGATTCTGCTATATCCAGTCATCTCATTCTTTTTCAAACGTTATACGGAAAAACGATTGTAA
- a CDS encoding helix-turn-helix transcriptional regulator, producing METVIGMVSTMDQKSIIHSLSAKIKLIRVENDYTQDRMAAVLGISKKTLVQIEKKRTCANWTTIVALCALFSGSEIIQFTLGKNVLDVVKIAAHK from the coding sequence ATGGAAACTGTAATAGGAATGGTGTCTACAATGGATCAGAAATCGATCATACACTCCCTTTCTGCTAAAATCAAATTAATCCGTGTGGAGAATGATTATACGCAGGACCGGATGGCAGCTGTTTTAGGCATTTCTAAGAAAACACTTGTACAAATTGAAAAGAAGCGAACTTGTGCAAATTGGACGACGATTGTCGCATTGTGCGCACTTTTTTCAGGTAGCGAAATCATTCAATTTACATTGGGTAAAAACGTATTGGATGTGGTAAAGATCGCTGCACATAAATAG
- a CDS encoding ferredoxin encodes MPKYTIVDKETCIACGACGVAAPDIYDYDDEGLSYVILDDNKGTAEVPEVLEEDMFDARDGCPTDSIKIADNSFDGDPLKYDDEM; translated from the coding sequence ATGCCAAAGTATACAATTGTAGATAAAGAAACTTGCATAGCGTGTGGGGCCTGTGGAGTTGCTGCACCTGATATATATGATTACGATGATGAAGGCCTATCCTATGTCATCCTAGACGACAATAAAGGAACTGCTGAAGTCCCAGAAGTGTTAGAAGAGGATATGTTCGATGCACGTGACGGATGTCCGACGGATTCGATTAAAATTGCGGATAACTCATTTGATGGTGATCCTTTAAAATATGACGATGAAATGTAA
- a CDS encoding helix-turn-helix domain-containing protein — protein sequence MLLEGVILTCAEHIKTKRTTSAIYHLLTGKRSIQTVQDAHLYDIQPFYGIGKFLHKKTFDAIIHQLEQKALLSIDEASGFKLTEQGEWWLKEHAGKLSFEHFHGMHYHALADTFSDRLLLFIQTLTNSSKGNFSFIPVVDKMSVQAWVKQFYRNNKKDEAVLLHALYNELHRILSTCQTIEAGLFVDRLTGFKNYGKSRQQLADYYQIPVTDVPLLWTRIMNRMVSIVQHDQHEFPTLFAMIDNTTEQTFITDSANRTYQMLKRHYSVEAIADRRRLKVNTIYDHIVEIALCNPAFPVTPFITNEQYTQIVDAMKQINSFSLKQLKQVLPDEISYFQIRLVLATVKNLSIK from the coding sequence ATGTTACTGGAAGGTGTTATTCTAACGTGTGCAGAACACATCAAAACGAAAAGGACCACCTCAGCTATTTATCATTTGTTAACAGGAAAAAGATCCATTCAAACGGTTCAGGATGCCCATTTATATGACATCCAACCTTTTTATGGGATCGGTAAATTCTTACATAAAAAAACGTTTGATGCAATCATTCATCAACTGGAACAAAAAGCACTTTTATCCATTGATGAAGCATCTGGTTTCAAACTCACTGAACAAGGGGAATGGTGGTTAAAAGAGCATGCAGGAAAACTATCATTCGAACACTTTCATGGTATGCACTATCATGCATTGGCAGATACTTTTTCAGATCGACTGCTGTTATTCATTCAAACGCTAACAAATAGCAGCAAGGGCAACTTTTCGTTTATTCCCGTTGTAGATAAAATGTCCGTTCAAGCCTGGGTAAAACAATTTTATCGAAATAATAAGAAGGATGAAGCAGTACTTTTACATGCGCTTTATAACGAGTTACATAGAATATTAAGTACATGCCAAACAATAGAGGCTGGCCTATTTGTTGATCGGCTAACAGGCTTTAAAAACTATGGAAAAAGCAGGCAGCAATTAGCAGACTACTATCAAATTCCAGTTACCGATGTACCATTGTTGTGGACAAGAATCATGAATCGGATGGTAAGCATCGTTCAACACGATCAACATGAATTTCCAACCTTATTTGCCATGATCGATAATACGACAGAACAGACATTTATTACGGATTCAGCCAATCGAACATATCAGATGCTAAAGCGTCACTATTCTGTGGAAGCAATTGCTGATCGACGCCGGTTAAAGGTTAATACCATTTATGACCATATTGTTGAAATTGCGCTATGTAATCCGGCATTTCCGGTAACACCGTTTATTACAAATGAACAATATACGCAAATTGTTGATGCCATGAAGCAGATAAATTCATTTTCTTTAAAACAATTAAAACAAGTATTACCAGACGAAATCAGCTACTTTCAAATCCGTCTCGTATTAGCCACTGTTAAAAATCTATCAATCAAATAA
- a CDS encoding RecQ family ATP-dependent DNA helicase: MINQQQDTLEQTLYDHFGYAAFRSGQKEIIQEVMEGNDVLGILPTGSGKSLCYQLPAKLLKGTTIVVSPLISLMIDQVKQLKAMKFKSVVALNSFMHPNERRQVYRQLQSYDLIYVSPELLQQQDLLDRLRGIHVRLFVIDEAHCISQWGHEFRPDYLKLSNIIEVLHNPTIMALSATATKDVQQDIVKFLERPNMVKRIFPMDRENIIFAIQEVNDNQEKMDVLLKLFQQYKIPTIIYFSSRQSAETIASILRLKLPDQRVAFYHGGMEQTDRVAIQQQFMNDQLDIICCTSAFGMGIDKSNIRLVIHYHFPSQIESYIQEVGRAGRDGELSVGLLLYSQTDRFIPDNLIKKELPSVEQLSTVFERLMQCYHAGDLLSANMEEVARDFELSEIQWRFLHYQFEKHGMIVENRIIYDNENWQQAFVRIQYFIEERTTIKERKLMEMIDWIHEQGCLREQLYKGFQDSYTKPKHACCSNCGFSFSAWAPQQEPSIEQEATWQEKLHRLLIVGDHNG, from the coding sequence ATGATAAACCAACAACAGGATACATTGGAACAAACGTTATATGATCATTTTGGCTATGCAGCGTTCCGATCTGGTCAAAAAGAAATTATCCAGGAAGTCATGGAAGGAAATGATGTTCTAGGTATCTTGCCTACAGGTTCTGGAAAATCATTATGCTATCAGCTTCCGGCAAAACTTTTAAAAGGGACCACGATTGTCGTTTCACCGTTAATATCGCTGATGATTGACCAAGTAAAACAATTAAAAGCGATGAAATTCAAATCGGTTGTCGCATTGAATAGTTTTATGCATCCGAATGAACGAAGACAGGTATACCGTCAATTACAGTCCTATGATTTAATCTATGTCTCACCAGAATTATTGCAACAGCAAGACCTGCTAGATCGTTTAAGAGGAATCCATGTTCGTTTATTTGTGATTGATGAGGCACATTGTATTTCACAATGGGGGCATGAGTTTCGACCAGACTATTTAAAGCTTAGTAACATTATTGAAGTGTTACACAATCCAACCATTATGGCCTTAAGTGCCACAGCGACAAAAGACGTGCAACAAGATATTGTAAAATTTCTCGAGCGACCAAACATGGTAAAGCGAATTTTTCCGATGGATAGAGAGAATATTATTTTTGCAATACAAGAAGTAAATGACAACCAAGAAAAAATGGATGTATTGTTAAAACTGTTCCAACAATATAAAATTCCAACAATTATCTATTTCTCTAGTAGGCAGTCAGCAGAAACAATAGCAAGTATATTGCGATTAAAACTTCCGGATCAACGGGTTGCCTTTTATCATGGTGGGATGGAGCAAACCGATCGCGTTGCCATTCAGCAGCAATTTATGAATGATCAATTAGATATTATCTGTTGTACAAGTGCCTTTGGAATGGGAATCGATAAAAGCAACATTCGTTTAGTGATCCATTACCATTTTCCATCACAGATTGAATCCTATATCCAAGAAGTTGGTAGGGCAGGAAGGGATGGGGAGTTAAGTGTTGGATTACTCCTTTATTCACAAACAGATCGATTTATTCCTGATAACTTAATTAAGAAAGAGCTTCCATCGGTAGAGCAATTGTCAACTGTGTTTGAAAGGTTGATGCAGTGCTACCATGCTGGGGATTTACTTTCGGCTAATATGGAAGAGGTAGCACGTGATTTTGAGCTAAGTGAAATTCAATGGCGATTTTTACACTATCAATTCGAAAAACATGGTATGATAGTAGAAAATAGAATCATTTATGATAATGAAAATTGGCAACAGGCTTTTGTGAGAATCCAGTATTTTATCGAGGAACGGACAACGATAAAAGAAAGAAAACTAATGGAAATGATTGATTGGATACATGAACAAGGGTGCTTACGAGAACAGTTATATAAAGGCTTTCAAGATTCTTATACGAAACCAAAACACGCATGCTGCAGTAACTGCGGGTTTTCATTTTCGGCGTGGGCACCACAACAGGAGCCTTCTATCGAACAAGAGGCGACGTGGCAGGAGAAATTACATCGTTTATTGATTGTAGGAGATCACAATGGCTAG
- a CDS encoding CPBP family intramembrane glutamic endopeptidase, translating into MARQRDIIQQMSDKELGKQLILSQMLLFILSFVLSLFFFDHVAQWLDYFQLDMREVVWYGVIPGLVIVLCDLLLMYIFPKRYYDDGGINNKIFQNRSIGSIFLIVLLVAVSEELLFRGVLQTTFGFILASSIFALVHIRYITKPVLLVSVLFVSFYIGYMFELTGNLFTTITAHFIVDFLLGLIIRFQK; encoded by the coding sequence ATGGCTAGACAACGTGACATCATTCAACAAATGTCTGACAAAGAGTTGGGAAAACAATTGATCTTGTCCCAGATGCTTTTGTTTATCCTTAGTTTTGTGTTAAGTCTATTCTTTTTTGACCACGTGGCACAATGGCTTGACTATTTCCAACTAGATATGCGAGAAGTTGTTTGGTATGGGGTTATTCCTGGATTGGTCATCGTTTTATGTGATCTATTGCTTATGTATATTTTTCCTAAGCGTTATTACGATGATGGTGGTATTAATAATAAAATTTTCCAGAATCGTTCCATTGGGAGTATCTTTCTGATTGTTTTACTTGTAGCTGTTTCAGAAGAGTTGTTGTTTCGCGGCGTGTTGCAAACAACTTTTGGTTTTATTCTAGCGAGTTCCATATTCGCACTCGTCCATATTCGCTATATAACGAAGCCAGTATTGCTGGTTTCGGTCTTGTTTGTCAGTTTTTATATCGGGTATATGTTTGAACTAACAGGAAATTTGTTTACAACGATAACAGCCCATTTTATTGTTGACTTTTTATTGGGATTAATTATCCGGTTTCAAAAATGA
- a CDS encoding BMP family lipoprotein produces MRRLFLVALVFLCACSAGTANQETNDVTSVGLLVSDGGLGDGSFSDSAFQGLEKARDELGIVFDYREPLENDFKEKLEELIKAGHDVVIGLGFNAAPAVDELAEKYPEQQFILVDAVSDKKNVTSITFKENEGGYLIGLIAGMKTKSDTVGFIGGENAPVIQNFEKGFKKGVKEVNKDAKVLVDYANTFNDDQKGAELAQKQIEAGADYIFPSAGFTGTGVLKTGQEEGIYTFGVDSDQFFLAEKTVVTSMLKNVDVALYDIIKKIVDGKTLNGENLTFGLKENGVGLAPIRLIKLTDEEQAIIDQATEVEE; encoded by the coding sequence TTGAGGCGTCTATTTTTAGTAGCGCTAGTTTTCTTATGCGCTTGTTCGGCAGGCACCGCAAACCAGGAAACAAATGATGTAACAAGTGTTGGATTACTTGTTTCCGATGGTGGGCTTGGAGACGGATCATTCAGTGATTCGGCATTTCAGGGATTAGAGAAAGCTCGTGATGAACTCGGAATCGTGTTTGATTACCGAGAGCCATTAGAAAATGATTTCAAAGAAAAATTAGAGGAACTTATCAAAGCAGGACACGATGTTGTAATCGGGCTCGGCTTTAACGCTGCACCAGCTGTAGATGAACTGGCGGAAAAATATCCTGAACAGCAATTTATCCTAGTTGATGCAGTTTCAGACAAAAAGAATGTAACCTCCATCACATTTAAAGAAAATGAGGGTGGGTATCTGATTGGGTTAATCGCAGGAATGAAAACAAAATCAGATACTGTCGGATTTATTGGTGGTGAAAATGCACCGGTCATTCAAAACTTTGAAAAAGGTTTTAAAAAAGGTGTCAAAGAAGTCAACAAAGACGCAAAAGTTTTAGTTGACTATGCGAACACGTTTAATGATGATCAAAAGGGTGCAGAGCTTGCTCAGAAACAAATTGAAGCAGGTGCTGATTATATTTTCCCATCTGCTGGTTTTACAGGAACCGGTGTCTTAAAAACAGGACAAGAAGAAGGCATTTATACATTTGGTGTTGATAGTGACCAATTTTTCTTAGCTGAAAAAACAGTTGTCACCTCGATGCTTAAAAATGTCGATGTCGCGTTATATGACATCATTAAGAAGATAGTCGATGGTAAAACGTTAAATGGGGAAAACCTAACATTTGGCTTAAAAGAAAATGGTGTGGGCTTGGCACCGATCCGCTTAATTAAATTGACGGATGAAGAACAAGCCATTATCGATCAAGCAACTGAAGTAGAGGAGTGA